The window GATGGCACTTGGCGCAAGCCCCGGCGGGTCCGCGACGGCTACGTGCCTCAGGAAGAGGTGCCGCTCTATGAGAGTAAAGGCAAACAATACAAGGCGCGCCAGTCCACGGGGTTGCCGGTTGGCCTCACTCCAGAAATCGTAGCTGAGGCACAGAAGTCCAAAAAGCAGGGGGGCACCATTCAGCCAATACCAGGCATGATCATTAATGTcgagaaaaagaagaaaaagaaaaagaagagtGGTAAGTGACCATTGACCATCATGGCTgcatctgtttatttattttcgttcaTTTCAATGTCTGTCTCAGTGATACAGAAAACTCCTTATCCTTATTAAAACTTCTTTCTTTCACTGTTTCCAGGTGCAGAGGAAGCAGCAGAAAGACTTGCCAAATGTGAAATAACAGAACCAACCTTCAGTACTCCCTCCCC of the Choristoneura fumiferana chromosome 17, NRCan_CFum_1, whole genome shotgun sequence genome contains:
- the Pym gene encoding partner of Y14 and mago yields the protein MAAAAAAYELDADGTKFIPATQRPDGTWRKPRRVRDGYVPQEEVPLYESKGKQYKARQSTGLPVGLTPEIVAEAQKSKKQGGTIQPIPGMIINVEKKKKKKKKSGAEEAAERLAKCEITEPTFSTPSPSLSQNSSLGTPTDPAKRLKNLRKKLRDIETLEEKIKSGTLKTPDKDQKEKMSKKNVILKEIEVLEKEVSE